A window of the Microbacterium sp. AZCO genome harbors these coding sequences:
- the nucS gene encoding endonuclease NucS produces the protein MRLVIARCSVDYTGRLNAHLPLATRLLVHKGDGSLLVHSDGGSYKPLNWMSPPCTLAVEEPDAETAAEGVVEVWRVTHVKTGDALLVRIHEVIHDASHDLGVDPGLIKDGVEADLQRLLAEQVDVIGDDLALVRREFPTAIGPVDLMLRTTLTLEHEAQPRHVAVEVKRRAGIDAVEQLTRYLELLNRDPHLKPVRGVLAAQAFAPQAKTLAGDRGIDTVVLDYDAMKGVDNGIPTLF, from the coding sequence GTGCGTCTGGTCATCGCCCGCTGCTCCGTCGATTACACGGGGCGCCTCAACGCGCACCTGCCGCTCGCGACGCGGCTTCTCGTGCACAAGGGCGACGGCAGCCTGCTCGTCCACTCGGACGGCGGGTCGTACAAGCCGCTCAACTGGATGAGCCCGCCCTGCACGCTCGCCGTGGAGGAGCCCGACGCCGAGACCGCGGCCGAAGGCGTCGTCGAGGTGTGGCGCGTGACCCACGTCAAGACGGGCGACGCGCTGCTCGTGCGCATCCACGAGGTCATCCACGACGCCAGCCACGACCTCGGCGTCGACCCCGGGCTCATCAAGGACGGCGTCGAGGCCGATCTGCAGCGTCTCCTCGCCGAGCAGGTCGACGTCATCGGCGACGACCTGGCGCTCGTGCGTCGCGAGTTCCCGACCGCCATCGGCCCCGTCGACCTCATGCTCCGCACCACGCTCACGCTCGAGCACGAGGCGCAGCCGCGGCACGTCGCCGTCGAGGTCAAGCGCCGCGCCGGCATCGACGCCGTCGAGCAGCTCACGCGCTACCTCGAGCTGCTCAACCGCGACCCGCACCTCAAGCCCGTCCGCGGAGTGCTCGCCGCGCAGGCGTTCGCACCGCAGGCCAAGACGCTCGCGGGCGACCGCGGCATCGACACCGTCGTGCTCGACTACGACGCGATGAAGGGTGTGGACAACGGCATCCCGACCCTCTTCTAG
- a CDS encoding MFS transporter, whose translation MDTALSRRQIVAWRTAIFAIFFATGLGFATWASRVPAVKANLGINDFEVGLLLFASGAASILGLSLANVILARWGARRGLLVSLSIFAVGILAVGLGAQTTTSFAVTAVGLALMGLGMGSTDVMMNVEGAAVEQATGKTIMPLFHAFFSLGTVAGAGVGVAMTAWGVGVAPHLWIVAAIVVAGGAVAVVFVPRREATEDTPGDVPSVTRRERFAAIAAVWRDPRTYAIGAIMLGMAFAEGGANDWLPLAVVDGHDGTQAQGAIALTVFSVAMTAVRALGGPLVDRFGRVWTLRILAITAGAGLVVFILAPTWPIALIGVALWGMGASLGFPLGMSAAADDPTKAAASVSAAATIGYIAFLCGPPILGWISHEIGLLPTLWILVALIALSGLASGAAKPIAGSKVGAGHSAAH comes from the coding sequence ATGGATACCGCGCTCTCCCGCCGGCAGATCGTCGCCTGGCGCACCGCGATCTTCGCGATCTTCTTCGCGACAGGTCTCGGCTTCGCGACGTGGGCGTCGCGGGTTCCCGCGGTCAAGGCCAACCTCGGCATCAACGACTTCGAAGTCGGGCTCCTGCTGTTCGCATCGGGAGCCGCGTCGATCCTCGGCCTCTCGCTCGCCAACGTCATCCTCGCCCGATGGGGCGCGCGGCGCGGTCTCCTCGTGAGCCTCTCGATCTTCGCGGTCGGCATCCTGGCGGTAGGCCTCGGCGCCCAGACGACGACGTCGTTCGCCGTGACGGCCGTGGGGCTGGCCCTCATGGGGCTCGGCATGGGCTCGACCGACGTCATGATGAACGTCGAAGGCGCAGCGGTCGAACAGGCGACCGGGAAGACGATCATGCCGCTCTTCCACGCCTTCTTCAGCCTCGGCACGGTGGCCGGTGCCGGCGTCGGCGTCGCGATGACGGCGTGGGGCGTCGGGGTCGCGCCGCACCTGTGGATCGTCGCGGCGATCGTCGTCGCGGGCGGAGCGGTCGCCGTCGTCTTCGTCCCCCGGCGCGAGGCGACGGAGGACACCCCGGGCGACGTGCCGTCGGTCACCCGCCGCGAACGCTTCGCCGCGATCGCGGCCGTCTGGCGCGACCCGCGCACGTACGCCATCGGGGCGATCATGCTCGGCATGGCGTTCGCCGAGGGCGGCGCCAACGACTGGCTCCCGCTCGCGGTCGTCGACGGGCACGACGGCACGCAGGCGCAGGGGGCGATCGCCCTCACCGTCTTCTCCGTCGCGATGACGGCGGTGCGGGCGCTCGGCGGACCGCTCGTCGACCGCTTCGGACGCGTCTGGACGCTCCGCATCCTCGCCATCACCGCCGGCGCGGGCCTGGTCGTCTTCATCCTCGCGCCGACCTGGCCGATCGCCCTCATCGGCGTCGCGCTGTGGGGCATGGGTGCGTCGCTCGGCTTCCCGCTCGGCATGTCGGCCGCCGCCGACGATCCGACGAAGGCGGCCGCCTCGGTCAGCGCCGCCGCGACGATCGGGTACATCGCGTTCCTGTGCGGCCCGCCCATCCTCGGCTGGATCAGCCACGAGATCGGCCTGCTGCCGACCCTCTGGATCCTCGTCGCCCTCATCGCCCTCTCGGGCCTCGCGTCGGGGGCGGCCAAGCCGATCGCCGGGTCGAAGGTCGGCGCCGGCCACTCCGCCGCGCACTGA
- a CDS encoding LacI family DNA-binding transcriptional regulator encodes MSTRRATIADVAREAGVSPSTASVVFSGKTPVSEATHRRVLDAAKSLGYTGPDPRAASLRRGRSGIVAVVFEEHLGRAFQDPVKILMMDGLTDSVAGMGAGLLMLRDQDPESNAPSLTTAPVDAAVLVGCSGMLRESLDVVRARGIPVVVIEGDAGSEVPRIGLDNREAQRQMASHVRGLGHDRVALVTLPVRTGWERGWIDDESRVSVDVTRDRLLGARDVFPDAPAFAAAGSFIDEGLAAGRVLFADPAERPTAVLAQSDLLAAGVIRAAEEAGLRVPEDVSVTGFDGIVVDGLAPYELTTMWQPSTDKGRAAGEAIVAMLQGGEAASIAFTCTFREGNTTAPPA; translated from the coding sequence ATGAGCACGAGACGCGCCACGATCGCAGACGTCGCCCGCGAGGCCGGCGTCTCGCCGTCGACGGCCTCCGTCGTCTTCAGCGGCAAGACGCCCGTCTCCGAGGCGACGCACCGCCGCGTGCTCGACGCCGCGAAGTCGCTGGGCTACACCGGTCCCGATCCCCGCGCCGCCTCGCTGCGCCGCGGCCGGTCGGGAATCGTCGCCGTCGTCTTCGAGGAGCACCTCGGCCGCGCCTTCCAGGACCCCGTGAAGATCCTCATGATGGACGGGCTCACCGACAGCGTCGCCGGCATGGGGGCGGGCCTGCTGATGCTCCGCGACCAGGACCCGGAGTCCAACGCCCCGTCGCTGACGACGGCTCCCGTCGACGCCGCCGTGCTGGTCGGATGCAGCGGGATGCTGCGCGAGTCGCTCGACGTCGTACGGGCACGCGGCATCCCGGTCGTCGTCATCGAGGGTGATGCGGGCAGCGAGGTTCCGCGCATCGGCCTGGACAACCGCGAGGCGCAGCGCCAGATGGCGAGCCACGTGCGCGGACTCGGGCATGATCGCGTCGCCCTCGTGACGCTGCCCGTCCGCACGGGGTGGGAGCGCGGCTGGATCGACGACGAGTCCCGCGTCTCGGTCGACGTCACGCGCGACCGCCTGCTCGGTGCGCGCGACGTGTTCCCGGATGCGCCGGCCTTCGCCGCGGCGGGCAGCTTCATCGACGAGGGGCTCGCGGCCGGTCGCGTGCTGTTCGCCGACCCCGCCGAACGGCCGACGGCCGTGCTCGCGCAGAGCGATCTGCTCGCCGCCGGCGTCATCCGGGCAGCGGAGGAGGCGGGCCTCCGCGTGCCCGAGGACGTGAGCGTGACGGGGTTCGACGGGATCGTCGTCGACGGACTCGCGCCCTACGAGCTCACGACGATGTGGCAGCCGTCGACCGACAAGGGGCGCGCCGCGGGGGAGGCCATCGTCGCGATGCTGCAGGGCGGGGAGGCGGCATCCATCGCCTTCACCTGCACATTCCGTGAGGGGAATACCACCGCTCCGCCCGCCTGA
- a CDS encoding Na+/H+ antiporter subunit A: MLLLLGAFAVAPLLLPWLVARIGARAFLVAAVLPAIAFVQAALETRNVLDGEIPFETYDWIPALGIQLSMRMDTLGWLLALIVTGVGALVMLYCRWYFRDKADAKGAEGLGQFSAVLLAFAGAMYGLVLTDDIVVLVMFWEVTSVLSYLLIGYYHRRGASRRAALQALLVTTLGGLVMLIGVVLIVVEAGTSSLSTILAEAPTGPVVDAALVLLLVGALSKSAIFPFHFWLPGAMAAPTPVSAYLHAAAMVKAGIYLIARLAPVFAIAPPWRPLVVALGVFTMLLGGWQALRETDLKRILAFGTVSQLGLLTVVLGYGTRDAALAGLALLLGHALFKSSLFLVVGVIDRQLSTRDIRELSGLARQAPVMATFATIAVASMIGIIPTIGFVAKEGALTALLEEALGGAPWGIVAFVGVVLGSVLTAAYGIRFLWGAFWTKKDSTGESMPATEWPDPPLGFLAAPVVLSGLTVVAGVAAPLVDLVFTPYADTAPESTPGVPPPAYPYHLALWHGLDPALWISLGTILVGAVVFALTRHTAPARVIRFTAGDIYNASLRGIARLSVVTTSLTQRGSLPVYVGTIFIVFVAAEGTVLLAGSDWRVAYDAYQTPAQLLVAPVMIVAGIIATRARKRYTGVVLVSVTGLGMVVLFATSGAPDLALTQILVETVTLVAFALVLRRIPSRLGEHNASVAPVARAVIAVAVGLTMAVVALVATGARVATPISAEWADLAYTLGHGKNVVNVALVDLRGWDTMGELSVLIVAATGVASLVFVTHRADTLSSLTEPLPRVSSRTRRPLVETEDGGVTPQTADLSHRPRAWLVGGQRVKPENRSIILEVIVRILFHTIIIVSLYVLLAGHNLPGGGFAGGLIAGMALVMRYVAGGRYELGAAAPTDAGRLLGVGMAIAVSCAIVPLVFNAPPLKSAYLEAHLDWIGDIEFVTPTLFDIGVYLVVIGLVLDVLRSLGAEVDRQAIELREARTGAGSR, encoded by the coding sequence ATGCTCCTGCTCCTCGGCGCGTTCGCGGTGGCGCCGCTCCTGCTGCCGTGGCTCGTCGCGAGGATCGGGGCGCGTGCCTTCCTGGTCGCCGCCGTCCTGCCCGCGATCGCCTTCGTCCAGGCCGCCCTGGAGACCCGGAACGTGCTCGACGGGGAGATCCCGTTCGAGACCTACGACTGGATCCCGGCGCTCGGCATCCAGCTGTCCATGCGGATGGACACCCTCGGCTGGCTCCTCGCGCTCATCGTGACCGGCGTCGGCGCGCTCGTCATGCTCTACTGCCGCTGGTACTTCCGAGACAAGGCGGACGCCAAGGGCGCCGAGGGTCTCGGTCAGTTCTCCGCCGTGCTCCTCGCCTTCGCGGGCGCGATGTACGGGCTGGTCCTGACCGACGACATCGTCGTGCTCGTGATGTTCTGGGAGGTCACGAGCGTCCTCTCGTACCTGCTCATCGGGTACTACCACCGCCGCGGCGCGAGCCGACGGGCGGCACTGCAGGCGCTGCTCGTCACGACGCTGGGCGGCCTCGTCATGCTCATCGGCGTCGTGCTGATCGTCGTCGAGGCCGGCACGTCGAGCCTGTCGACGATCCTCGCGGAAGCCCCCACAGGACCCGTCGTCGACGCGGCGCTCGTGCTGCTGCTCGTCGGAGCCCTGAGCAAGTCGGCGATCTTCCCGTTCCACTTCTGGCTGCCGGGCGCCATGGCCGCGCCGACCCCCGTGAGCGCCTACCTGCACGCCGCCGCGATGGTGAAGGCGGGCATCTACCTCATCGCCCGCCTCGCCCCGGTCTTCGCGATCGCGCCGCCCTGGCGGCCCCTCGTCGTGGCCCTCGGCGTCTTCACGATGCTGCTCGGCGGCTGGCAGGCGCTGCGCGAGACCGACCTGAAGCGCATCCTCGCCTTCGGCACGGTCAGTCAGCTCGGCCTGCTGACCGTCGTGCTCGGCTACGGGACGAGGGATGCCGCTCTCGCCGGTCTCGCGCTGCTGCTCGGTCACGCCCTGTTCAAGTCGAGCCTGTTCCTGGTCGTGGGCGTCATCGACCGGCAGCTCTCGACGCGCGACATCCGCGAGCTCAGCGGCCTGGCCCGGCAGGCGCCCGTCATGGCGACGTTCGCGACGATCGCCGTCGCGTCGATGATCGGCATCATCCCGACGATCGGGTTCGTCGCGAAGGAGGGTGCGCTCACTGCGCTCCTCGAGGAGGCGCTCGGCGGAGCGCCGTGGGGCATCGTCGCCTTCGTGGGCGTCGTGCTCGGCTCGGTGCTGACGGCGGCGTACGGCATCCGGTTCCTGTGGGGCGCGTTCTGGACCAAGAAGGACTCCACGGGTGAGTCCATGCCCGCGACGGAATGGCCCGATCCGCCGCTCGGCTTCCTCGCCGCCCCCGTCGTGCTGTCGGGGCTCACCGTCGTCGCGGGGGTGGCGGCGCCGCTGGTCGATCTCGTCTTCACGCCGTACGCCGACACCGCGCCGGAGTCGACGCCGGGTGTTCCGCCGCCCGCCTATCCGTACCACCTGGCCCTCTGGCACGGCCTCGATCCCGCGCTGTGGATCTCGCTCGGGACGATACTCGTGGGCGCCGTCGTGTTCGCCCTGACGCGGCACACGGCACCGGCGCGCGTCATCCGGTTCACGGCCGGCGACATCTACAACGCGAGCCTGCGCGGCATCGCCCGCCTCTCGGTCGTGACGACGAGTCTCACGCAGCGCGGCTCGCTGCCCGTTTACGTCGGCACGATCTTCATCGTCTTCGTCGCGGCGGAGGGCACGGTGCTGCTCGCGGGCAGCGACTGGCGCGTCGCGTACGACGCCTACCAGACGCCGGCTCAGCTGCTCGTCGCGCCCGTCATGATCGTCGCCGGCATCATCGCGACCCGGGCGCGCAAGCGCTACACGGGCGTCGTGCTCGTGTCCGTCACAGGCCTCGGGATGGTCGTGCTCTTCGCCACGAGTGGCGCTCCCGACCTCGCGCTCACGCAGATCCTCGTCGAGACGGTGACGCTCGTCGCCTTCGCGCTCGTTCTGCGGCGCATCCCGTCTCGCCTCGGCGAGCACAACGCCTCCGTCGCGCCGGTGGCCCGTGCCGTGATCGCCGTCGCCGTCGGCCTCACGATGGCCGTCGTCGCCCTCGTCGCGACCGGTGCGCGGGTCGCGACGCCCATCTCGGCCGAGTGGGCCGATCTCGCCTACACGCTCGGCCACGGCAAGAACGTCGTCAACGTCGCGCTCGTCGATCTGCGCGGGTGGGACACGATGGGCGAGCTCTCGGTGCTGATCGTCGCGGCGACCGGGGTGGCATCCCTCGTCTTCGTCACGCACCGAGCCGACACGCTCTCGTCGCTCACGGAGCCGCTTCCCCGCGTCTCATCGCGCACGCGCCGGCCGCTGGTCGAGACGGAGGACGGCGGCGTCACCCCCCAGACGGCCGACCTCAGCCATCGTCCTCGGGCCTGGCTCGTGGGCGGGCAGCGGGTGAAGCCAGAGAACCGCTCGATCATCCTCGAGGTGATCGTGCGGATCCTCTTCCACACGATCATCATCGTCTCCCTCTACGTGCTCCTCGCCGGGCACAACCTCCCCGGCGGCGGCTTCGCGGGCGGGCTCATCGCGGGCATGGCCCTCGTCATGCGGTACGTCGCGGGCGGGCGCTACGAGCTGGGTGCCGCGGCGCCGACCGATGCGGGTCGGCTGCTGGGCGTCGGCATGGCGATCGCCGTCTCGTGCGCCATCGTGCCGCTCGTCTTCAACGCGCCGCCGCTCAAGAGCGCCTACCTCGAGGCGCACCTCGACTGGATCGGCGACATCGAGTTCGTCACCCCGACCCTCTTCGACATCGGCGTCTACCTCGTGGTCATCGGGCTCGTGCTCGACGTGCTGCGCAGCCTCGGCGCGGAGGTCGACCGTCAGGCGATCGAGCTGCGCGAAGCGCGGACGGGGGCCGGCTCGCGATGA
- a CDS encoding Na(+)/H(+) antiporter subunit C, whose product MNVSLILIVIMGVLFACGVYAMLERSLTRVLIGFLLLGNAANLLLLVVMGQPGLAPFYGAEGETSDPLPQALTLTAIVITFAVSAFLLALIYRSWQLGQADTVTDDEADIAVRRRGAATEETMDDEAEFDTDDATTDFVGVDTAPITVLGSRDVPGLVDDAPADRPIRRPRDGGDDS is encoded by the coding sequence ATGAACGTGTCCCTCATCCTCATCGTCATCATGGGCGTGCTCTTCGCGTGCGGCGTCTACGCGATGCTCGAGCGCAGCCTCACGCGTGTGCTGATCGGCTTCCTCCTCCTCGGCAATGCGGCGAACCTCCTGCTCCTCGTCGTCATGGGGCAGCCCGGTCTCGCACCGTTCTACGGCGCCGAGGGTGAAACATCCGACCCCCTGCCTCAGGCCCTCACCCTGACGGCGATCGTCATCACGTTCGCGGTGTCGGCGTTCCTGCTCGCGCTCATCTACCGCTCCTGGCAGCTCGGGCAGGCCGACACCGTGACCGACGACGAAGCCGACATCGCCGTGCGCCGTCGCGGCGCTGCGACCGAGGAGACGATGGACGACGAGGCCGAGTTCGACACCGACGACGCGACGACGGACTTCGTGGGCGTGGACACCGCCCCGATCACGGTGCTCGGCAGCCGCGACGTGCCGGGCCTCGTCGACGACGCGCCGGCCGATCGGCCCATTCGCCGTCCCCGCGACGGGGGTGACGACTCGTGA
- a CDS encoding Na+/H+ antiporter subunit D — MSALVPLLVTLPLLGAAIALIAGRHRRTQVVVSIVTLTLVLIIAAVLLWAVDAGGQPIAVSIGGWPIPFGIVLYVDRLAALLVVVSSIVLLAVLLFSVGQGAADGDDDTPVSIFHPSYLILAAGIFNAFIAGDLFNLYVGFEILLVASYVLITLGSTESRIRTGVVYIVVSLVSSILFLAAIAMIYGALGTVNMVQISERMTELPQDTQLVLHLMLLLAFSIKAAVFPLSFWLPDSYPTAPAPVTAVFAGLLTKVGVYALIRTETQLFSDSNVNTLLMIVALATMIVGVLGAVAQAELKRILSFTLVSHIGYMVFGLAIATPAAIGATIYYMVHHIVVQTTLFLAVGLVERRAGSTSILRVKGLMRAAPVIAVLYFIPAVNLGGLPPFSGFIGKYALFDAAAEVGTPIMMVLIVGGIVTSLLTLYALMRAWNLSFWREEEDSAETESRISYLGDAPAAAVQTERRAIPRIMTAATTGMVAVTVALTVFAGPLYDVCERIGASLLEPVSLTQLQEEAGQ; from the coding sequence GTGAGCGCCCTCGTCCCCCTGCTCGTGACGCTGCCGCTGCTCGGCGCGGCGATCGCGCTGATCGCGGGCCGGCATCGCAGGACGCAGGTCGTCGTGTCGATCGTGACGCTGACCCTCGTGCTCATCATCGCGGCGGTGCTGCTGTGGGCGGTGGATGCCGGCGGGCAGCCGATCGCGGTCTCGATCGGCGGCTGGCCCATCCCGTTCGGCATCGTGCTGTACGTCGACCGGCTCGCCGCGCTCCTCGTCGTCGTCTCGAGCATCGTGCTGCTCGCCGTCCTCCTCTTCTCGGTCGGGCAGGGCGCCGCGGACGGCGACGACGACACGCCGGTCTCGATCTTCCACCCCTCGTACCTGATCCTCGCGGCGGGCATCTTCAACGCCTTCATCGCGGGCGACCTCTTCAACCTCTACGTGGGCTTCGAGATCCTGCTCGTGGCGTCGTACGTGCTCATCACGCTCGGCTCGACCGAGTCGCGCATCCGCACGGGCGTCGTCTACATCGTCGTGTCGCTCGTGTCGTCGATCCTCTTCCTCGCCGCGATCGCGATGATCTACGGCGCCCTCGGCACCGTCAACATGGTGCAGATCTCCGAGCGCATGACGGAGCTGCCGCAGGACACGCAGCTCGTCCTGCACCTCATGCTGCTGCTCGCCTTCAGCATCAAGGCCGCCGTCTTCCCGCTCTCCTTCTGGCTGCCCGACTCGTATCCGACGGCACCCGCCCCCGTCACCGCCGTATTCGCCGGCCTGCTGACGAAGGTCGGCGTGTACGCCCTCATCCGCACCGAGACGCAGCTGTTCTCCGACAGCAACGTCAACACGCTGCTCATGATCGTGGCGCTCGCGACGATGATCGTCGGCGTACTCGGCGCCGTGGCGCAGGCGGAGCTCAAGCGCATCCTGTCGTTCACGCTCGTGAGCCACATCGGGTACATGGTCTTCGGACTCGCGATCGCGACGCCCGCGGCGATCGGCGCGACGATCTACTACATGGTCCACCACATCGTGGTGCAGACGACGCTGTTCCTCGCGGTGGGACTCGTGGAGCGCCGGGCCGGCAGCACGTCGATCCTGCGCGTGAAGGGGCTCATGCGGGCGGCGCCGGTCATCGCGGTGCTGTACTTCATCCCCGCCGTCAACCTCGGCGGCCTGCCGCCCTTCTCCGGCTTCATCGGCAAGTACGCCCTCTTCGACGCGGCGGCGGAGGTCGGCACGCCGATCATGATGGTGCTCATCGTCGGCGGCATCGTGACGAGCCTCCTCACGCTCTACGCCCTCATGCGGGCGTGGAACCTGTCGTTCTGGCGCGAGGAGGAGGACTCGGCCGAGACCGAGTCGCGCATCTCGTACCTCGGCGACGCCCCGGCCGCCGCCGTGCAGACCGAGCGCCGCGCCATTCCGCGCATCATGACCGCGGCGACGACCGGCATGGTCGCGGTCACCGTGGCCCTCACCGTCTTCGCGGGCCCGCTCTACGACGTGTGCGAGCGCATCGGCGCATCGCTCCTCGAGCCCGTGAGCCTCACGCAGCTGCAAGAGGAGGCGGGCCAATGA